A segment of the Asinibacterium sp. OR53 genome:
GAGTGTTACTGTTGAATAAAACAATATAAGCATACTGCATGCCTCAGAACATCATTACCAAATCTCCGCTTGCGGCATTGGGGTACGGTTTTATCAAAGACACCTACCTGCCCAAAGGGAAAGATGAATATTACCTGCGCAATAAACAGAACCGCAACGGCATTACATACCGGCAGCTTACCGCTTATGAGATTGAAATGCTGGTACGCAATGGCAATACCAGCGACAACTGGAATCACTTATTGGTTTCCGATGCGTTCAATCCGGAGTTGGTAAAGAATTGCAAATTCTTCGGCCTTGTGCGCATTGGCAAGCTGGAGCCCCTTTGTCTCAGTTTCAGCGACCTGCAAACGCCGGTAGGCTTGTACAATTCCACCATCATCAGTTGCGATTTCGGCGATAATGTGGTAATCAATAATGTAGAATACCTCTCGCATTATATCATTGGCAATGAAGTGATCATTGTGAATGTAAATGAACTGGTAACAACGAATCACGCCAAGTTCGGCAACGGCATTGTAAAAGAAGGCGAGCTCGAAGATGTACGGATATGGATGGAGGTCTGCAATGAGAATACCGGCCGGCGCGTGATGCCTTTCAATGGCATGCTGCCCGGCGATGCCTTTTTATGGAGCCGTTTCAAAAACGATAACGCGCTACAGGAAAAATTCAAAGCATTCACAGAAGACCGCTTCGATAACAAACGCGGTTATTATGGCAAGATCGGCGACCGTACCGTGATCAAGAACTGTAAGATCATCAAAGATGTATGGGTGGGTACCGATGCTTATTTCAAAGGCGCCAACAAGTTAAAAAACCTCACTGTTAATTCGGGGGAAGAAGGACAAACACAAATTGGTGAAGGTTGTGAGATCGTGAATGGTATCATCGGTTTCGGATGCCGCATATTCTATGGCGTGAAAGCTGTTCGTTTTATCATGGCTTCTCATTCGCAATTGAAATACGGCGCGCGACTGATCAACTCATACCTGGGTAACAATGCCACCATTTCCTGTTGCGAAGTGTTGAACTCACTGATCTTCCCCGCCCATGAACAGCACCACAACAACTCATTTCTTTGTGCAGCGCTGGTCATGGGACAAAGCAATATCGCCGCAGGCGCTACCATTGGCTCTAACCACAACAGCCGCGGTGCCGATGGCGAGATCATTATGGGGCGCGGATTCTGGCCCGGTCTCTGCGTGAGCCTCAAACACAATTCCAGGTTCGCCAGCTTTACCATTCTTGCTAAAGGAGACTATCCTGCCGAGCTTGACATACCTTTTCCTTTTTCATTGGTGAGCAATGATGTGCATAACGACCGGCTCAACATTATGCCGGGTTACTGGTTCCTATACAATATGTATGCACTGGCCAGGAATGCCTGGAAATACGTAGACCGAGATAAAAGAACCGAACGCATCCAGCACCTCGAATACGATTACCTGGCGCCCGATACCATCAATGAAATGTTCCATGCACTACACTTGCTGGAAACAGCCACGGGCAATGCTTATTACAAAGTACACCATCCGCAGAAAACAGTTACACAGGAAGATGCCCGGACAACCGGCAAACAACTACTGCACGGAGATCCAAAACTCGTGAATCAGTTGGAGATCACGATAGAAGGCGTTGAAAACAGCAAGCGAAAAACCATACTTACCAAAGTAACGCAGGCTTATACGTTGTTTACCGATCTCATTTACTATTACGGTATCACACAATTATTACAATTACTGAAACAACAGAAAGCCGCTTCTTTAGAATCATTCATCTCTTCGCTCCCAGCCAAAACTGTCCGTACCAAATGGACCAATGCCGGCGGCCAGCTCATTGCTGCAGATGAGCTGCAGCAATTAAAAGAAAGAATCAAATCGGGCAGGATCAGGTCTTGGGATGAAGTACACGATTATTATGCTGCACTGGGCGGCAAATACCCTCAACAAAAAATGAACCACGCCCTGGCATCCCTGGCAGAGATCACCGGAAAGCCTTTACGGAAAATCGACAACCACGTTTTTAATAACCTGTTGAACATGGTCATTACTACACAGGAATGGATCACCAAAGCGATTTATGATTCAAGGGCAAAAGATTATAACAACCCTTTCCGGAAAATGGTGTATGAAGACCTGGCGGAAATGAACGAAGTGATTGGCAAACTGGAAGACAATGGTTTCATCAAACAACAACTGGCATCACTTGAGCAGTTCAAGAAAGAAGTAGCCGACATACGGAAAACATACAAATTGAAACCATAAGAGCAAACAGCATCAGGATTGACCTATATCAGGCGCTGGAATAAACAAGAAAAAATAAATCAATACAATACCTGCAGCCATTGCTGAAACCAGGAATGTAGCCATCGCTCCGTATTGAAACCAAAGATATCCTGCCAACGCACTCGCCAGCATTGTACAAATGCTTTGAAAACCGGAATAGACACCTATTGCTGTTGCCGTATCTTTCTGACTGGCGATATTACTGATCCAGGCTTTGGATATGCCCTCCGTGGCAGCTGCATACACTCCGTATAAAAAGAATAAACCATAAAAAATAAACCTGCTTCGGGAAAAACCCATGCCTGAATAAACCACAACAAAAAGGAACAAACCAATCAGGAACATTTTTTTCAATCCAACCTTATCACCCAGGATACCTATTGGAAAGGCGCACACGGCAAAAATCAAATTGTAAAAGATATATACGGTGATCACCTCACTATCATTCATCCCCGACTGCCTGATCTTTAATAACAAAAAAACATCCGAGCTGTTCGCCAATGCAAATACAAGCAGGCCGATCACCAGTCTTTTATATAAAACAGGGCTTATCTTCCAATAATGCAAAAAAGAAAAGAACGCCATTTCCCCTCTATGACCGATGCTTTTTTTATCCTTTAATAACAAGGAACACAATACTGCCAGTAACCCCGGTGCAAAAGCAATGATGAAAAGAGGTTTGTACTCGCCCGGATGCCACTGCAGATACGCAAGCGCCAATAATGGGCCGATGACAGCCCCTACGGTATCCATGGAACGATGAAAGCCGAATATTTTTCCTTTTGTTGCAGGAGTCGCCTCATCGGACAGTACAGCATCCCTGGCGCCCGTACGCAAACCCTTACCCAGCCTGTCAATAGTTCTGGCAAAAAATATCCAAACGGGTGCAATGAGTAGCGCCATCATTGGCTTGGATAAAGCGCTTAACGCATACCCCCCTTGCACAAAAGGCATCCGGAGCCCTTTATGATCTGATAACCTGCCGAAATATCCTTTGCTCAGCCCGGCTATGGCTTCAGCAACACCCTCCAACATTCCGATCAACACAATTGAGAAACCAATGCTTTTGAGGTATAATGGCATTACCGGGTACAACATTTCACTGGCAATATCTGTTAATAAACTTACCAATGATAAAATCCAAACTGTTCGAGTTATTATTTTCATTCAGTTATATTAGATCAAATCCTCAGCATTACCACTTTTGGTTTTCGATAAAATATAAAACGTACCCTCTGTTACCAAATAAATATAACCCTTGTTTTCCGTACGTACAAAAAGAAAGCGCCTTGAATAAGGCGCTTTCTCATTTTATGACTCAACTGTAATTAGAACCGGAGTCCTATACCCATCTGGATCTGTTGATTGGTCCATTTATCCTGGTTGCCCACATCGTTCAGGTTCTTCAGACCGATGTTGTAACGGCCGTAGATACGCAGGAAATTAAAGTTCAATTGTGCACCTCCTACGAGTGAGAAGTCGCCGTCCTTGAACGCCGCTTGTCCGTTCTGAACAAAGTTTTTATCCTGGTTAATCAGGATACCGAATTGTGGTCCCGCATTCAATGTAAGCATCTTGCCAACATTGTAGCGCAACAAAATTGGTATAGCCATGTAATCCAGTTTGATCTTCTCATCCTTACTGGTTGCTGAATTGACGATGGTTGGATACAGGTTATCAAAATTGGTACGCTTGGTAGTGGTCTGGCTCCACAATACTTCAGGTTGAATACCCCATTTCTTGTTGAAGTCGATTTCTGCAAATGCACCTACGTGATACGACAGATCAAATCCATTATTGAAGGATTGTCCTGTTATTTTAGTCAGGTTGGTACCTGCTTTCACACCCAGCCTGAATCCGCCTTGTGCAAAGGCGCCTGCTGTAAAAAGAATGAAGGTGGCTGCTACTAAAAAAATCCTTTTCATAAGTCCCTGTTTTGTTTGATGTATTCTTTTCAATGACCATGCCAGAAATAGCAAGGATATCCTAAAACGTATAAATGTCAGTTACTTATACCAGCTCAATGACGGTGATTTCAGGTAATATACCTACTCTTCCCGGGTAACCGATGAAACCGAATCCGCGGTTCACGTATAATTTTTGTTTACCGTCTTCATACAATCCGGCCCATTCTTTGTACATCCATTGTACCGGACTCCATTTGAAATAAGGATTTTCTACTCCGAACTGCATGCCATGCGTATGTCCTGCCAGCACCAGGTCAATATCAGGATAATGCGGTTTGATCTCCGCATCCCAGTGACTGGGGTCATGACTCATTAATATCTTGAATGGAATTTTTTCTGTTCCGGGATAAGCGAGGTTCATTTTACCGTATTTCGGAAACCGGCCTTTGGCACCCCAGTTCTCTATGCCTAATAAAGCAATTTGCTGTCCGTCTTTTTCCAATAGCACATGTTCATTCATCAACAATCGCCAGCCCATATCGGCATGTACTTTTTTCAGCGCTTCCAGGTTGGCAGTCTTAACGGCTTCGGAAGGCCATGAAACATAATCGCCATAATCGTGATTGCCCAATGTACTGTAAACTCCCATGGGTGCCTGAACGCGGCTGAAAAGGTCTTTATAATCATCCATTTCAACAGCCCGGTCGTTCACCAGGTCGCCCGTGAACAGGATGATGTCTGCCTTCTGCAGCAAAACCATGTTCACCCCATGCTCCACTGCCTTTTTATCCTGGAAGCTGCCGCTGTGTATATCGCTGATCTGTACCAGCTTCAATCCGCGGAAGGCTGGTGGCAGGTTATTGAATTTCAACCTCACCTTTAGTACCTGGTAATTGTATTTGTTGCTGAAGCCATATAAAAGCGTGCCAAACAGTCCGCCCCCGATACCCAACCCCACCCAACTGAGAAAAGTGGAGCGGGGAATACTGCTTGTCTCATCCATATACCGTACGCCCATATCGGGGAATATTTTTGTCATGAGCCATAAAGACCCGCGGCGGAGGTCATCGGCCAGGAAAAACACCGAGCCCAGTATTTTGGCAAAGAACAAACCCACCAATATTGAAAAAATATAATTCCGGAACACCCTCGAGGTCTGCAGGGCCTGCACATAAGGAAAACTCAAAATAGTGGCCAGCGTTAAGGCAGATATCACCCAATAAGCAATATGAATGACCATACGGGTCTTTTCAGAAGCATTCTGAGACACGATCCTGAGCGCCTGGTACACATACAGGTCCAGTAAAAACATCACCAGGGCTATGATCCACCAGGTAGTTGCGTTTCGCATAAAATAATCATTATAAGGTACTTCAGGGCTGACGTATGACGGATAAAATTATTGTAAAGCCCTGCTAATTCTTAATTCCGCACAATTCCATTTTTAGGTATCGTTTCCTAATCACAAACCCGTATTTTTGGCGACTTCCAAAGTCTCGATCAGATGAAACTGACTTATTACGGACATTCCTGTTTCTCAGTGGTTATCAAAGGTAAAAAGATCCTTTTTGATCCGTTTATTACGTATAATGAACTGGCCAAACACATTGATCCTGCGCAAATTGATGCTGACTATATTTTCCTGTCACACGGCCATGCCGATCATATAGCCGATTGCGTGAGCATTGCCACCCGCACAGGCTGCCAGGTAGTAGGCAATTGGGAGGTACACGAATGGTTAAATAAGCAGGGTATTGAGAAAACGCATCCCATGAATACGGGCGGCAAATGGCATTTCGATTTTGGTACGGTTAAATGTGTGGTAGCACAACACAGCAGCGGCCTTCCCGACGGTAGTTATGGAGGAAACCCCATGGGATTCCTGTTCACTACCGGCGAAGGGAATTTTTATTACAGCGGCGATACCGCCCTTACGCTCGACATGCAACTGATCCCCTCATGGGTAAAGCTCGATTTTGCAGTGCTGCCCATTGGAGACAATTTTACAATGGATGTGGCCGATGCCATCCGCTGTGCAGATTTCATACAATGCAACCAGGTAGTGGGTGTACATTATAATACTTTTGGTTTTATAAAGATCGATACTCATGAGGCGCTGGCTGCATTCAAGGCCGCAGGAAAGAATTTGTTACTGCCCGGCATAGGAGAAACCATCGAATTATAGTGATATAAAAATATAGAAGACACATGGCGAGAATTATCGGGATTGCCAATCAAAAAGGAGGCGTGGGAAAAACCACCACTGCCATTAATGTGGCAGCCAGCCTGGCAGTGCTGGAATTTAAAACCCTGTTGGTAGATGCCGATCCACAAGCAAACAGCACTACCGGCGTGGGATTCGACCTGCACAATATCACCAGCAGCCTGTACGACTGCATGGTGAATAATACGCCCGCATCGGATGTAATATTGAAAAGTGAAGTACCCAACCTGGATGTGATCCCTTCTCATATTGACCTGGTAGGCGCCGAGATCGAAATGATCAATTACCCCAACCGTGAGAACGTGATGAAGGGTATCATCGATGTGGTGAAAGACCGGTATGATTTCATTATCATCGACTGTTCTCCTTCACTCGGACTGATTACGGTGAATTCCCTGGTGGCTTCTGACAGCGTTATGGTACCTGTTCAATGCGAATTTTTTGCTTTGGAGGGATTGGGTAAACTACTCAACACCATCAAGATCGTTCAGAACAGGCTGAATCCCGAACTGCAGATAGAGGGCATCCTCATGACCATGTACGATGGCCGCCTGCGGCTCTGTAACCAGGTGGTGAGTGAAGTGAGAAGGCATTTCGATGAAATGGTTTTCGATACCATCATCCACCGGAACACCCGCCTGAGTGAAGCTCCCAGTGTAGGAAAACCAGTTGTACTGTTCGATGCAGAAAGCAAAGGCGCTGTCAATTACCTCAACCTTGCCAAAGAAATTTTACAGAAGAACGGCATGACCAAAATGTCGAACGAAGAAAGAATACTTGAATAGCATAGTGCGAATTACAAACCGTGTACAATGACTTCACCCAAACAAAATAGCAAAGAGCTCATAGGCAAAGGGCTTCGATCCCTGCTCAATAATATCGATGCCGACCTCAAAACCACTGCCGGTTCTTTAAAGACCGATGTGGTGAACCAGGTAACGAATACCTCCCGTATTCCCATTGGCGATATACAGATCAACCCCAAGCAGCCGCGCCGCGATTTTGATGAACAGGCTTTGAATGAGTTGTCAGCGTCTATCAAATTACATGATATCATCCAGCCATTGACCGTGTCTAAACTGGCCAATGGAAAATACCAGTTGATTGCCGGTGAACGCCGCTTCAGGGCCGCCAAGCTGGCTGGTCTCAAAGACGTACCCGCCTACCAGCGCCAGGCCAACGACAAAGAATTACTCGAATTGGCGCTGTTGGAAAACCTGCAACGCGAAAACCTCAACGCTGTTGAAATAGCCCTCAGCTATAAACGAATGATGGAAGAGCTGAGCTATACACAGGAACAAGTGGCAGAACGCATGGGCAAGGAAAGAAGTACCGTTACCAATTATATCCGTTTGCTGAAATTACCACCCGATATACAACTGGCTGTCCGCAGCGGTAACATCACTATGGGTCATGCCCGCGCATTGATCAGTGTTGATGTAGTGGATAAACAACTGTATGTGTTCAAAGAAATACAACAGAAAGAACTCAGCGTAAGACAAACGGAAGAATTGGTGCGCAAGCTCTACAAAGCCGATAAACCCTATGCTGTTAAATCTTCGGTAAAGTCGGAACTCCCCCCGGCTTACAAAAAGATCGAAGATAACTTAGCTTCACACTTTGGCACCAAAGTAAAATTGAACCACAACAAAAATGGACATGGCAATATCACCATTGAATATTATTCACTGGAAGAGTTCAATAAAATACTCGATGCCATGAATGTAACCGTGAGTTGATCGTTGCATGAAAGCATATCATCGTTTTATATGGATCATCGTTTGCTGCAGTTGGTTCAACTGCCTGCTGGCGCAAACCGATAAAGGATCGGTGAAAGATACAGTTAAGATCAGGAAACACGATCCGCGTATTGCTACCCGCCGTTCTGCGATCATTCCCGGATGGGGACAAGCCTATAACCGCGAATACTGGAAAATACCCCTTGTATACGGCGTGCTGGCCATACCGGCGAGTTTATATTTTTATAACAACAGTTGGTATAAAAAAACAAAATTCGCTTACGAAGCACTTTACAAAGCATCATTGCCCGTTAATCCCGATTCAAGCATGTTGAAGGATATCGATCCGCAGCTAAAAACACTCAGCATCGGCTCTGTACAGAGTTACCGCAACGCTTTCCGGAGAGACCGGGATTATTCCATACTCTGGTTCATCATTGCATGGGGGTTGCAGGTGGCGGATGCTACCGTATTCGGTCACCTCAAACAATTCGACATCAGTAACGACCTGTCGATGGAATGGAGCCCCAAACTCGACCCCGTTACCCGCACACCGGGTCTTGGTTTCACCCTGAACCTCAAAAACAGCTCCTCCCGGAGGCTGGTAGATGTTCGATAAACAGAATAGTGATACTTTCGCAGAAATTTCCGACTTTTTAAATCCCGGTATATGAAAATTGCACTGATCGGTTATGGTAAAATGGGAAAAGCCATTGAAGAAATTGCGCTTGCCAAGGGGCATGAGATCGTATTGAAAATCGATGTCAGCAATGCGCACGAGTTCACGCAGGAGCACCTGTCACGCGCCGATGTGGCCATTGAGTTCACCGGACCACACAGCGCTTTCGATAATGTGATGAAATGCCTGGCATGGGGCGTGCCCGTGGTATGTGGTTCTACCGGATGGCTGGATAAATGGGATGAAGTGAAAAATTATTGCGAAGCGCAAAAAGGCAGCCTCGTTTATGCAAGTAATTTCAGCATCGGCGTAAACCTGTTCTTTGAAGTGAATACTTTTCTCGCCGGACTCATGAACAAACACCCGGAGTATAATGTATCGATGGAAGAGATCCATCACACACAAAAGAAAGACGCGCCCAGCGGCACCGCTATTACATTGGCAGAACAGGTGTTGCAACATATTGCTACTAAAAAACAGTGGGTAAACGAAACAAGTACCGATCCGGAAAAACTGGTGATCATTTCAGAACGCATCGACCCGGCGCCGGGTACGCATAAAATAAAATACAGTTCTCCAATCGATGATATAGAGATCATACATACTGCCCACAACCGCAAAGGCTTCGCCGGTGGCGCCGTGCTGGCAGCAGAATTTGCCGCTGGCAAAAAAGGTATTTTCGGAATGAAAGAAGTGCTGGGCTTATAACTTGATGGCCAGTCCGGCTTTCAGCAACAAAGCATTGGCCGTTACAGGTTGAGAAGTACCCGCCAGGTTGAATCCGGTATAAGCAGCGCCCAGTTCCAGGAACCCGATTTTCCATCCGGCGCCTCCTTCATACAGGAAAGTGCTGCCCGTTACCGTACTGTTATCGTATTTCTGCATGGCAACACCCAGGTTTCCGTTGAGAAAGAGGCCACCAATCAGGTAACGCCGGATACCTACTTTCAATGGCGTTACTTTCAGATGGGAACTACTGCTGGTGAATGCGATACCTGTAGCGCTGGTAGCAATAAAAGTATTGGGGATATTATAGCTGACCTGTCCGAGTGATGCAATAATGAGCGTTTTACCCATACCAATACCTGCGCCAGCTTCGAAACCTACGCCGTTATTGGAAATATTTTTGAAGTCGCTATTGGAAGGGCTTGCATAAGTAAAATTGGCAAAAGCCAGCACTTTAGGCAACTTGGGGCCCGGCAGTTGTGCCGATGCTTTCATAGAAAGAGCCAGGGCCATGCAAAAAAAGGAAAATTGGATTATCTTTCGCATGTTGATGGTTTTGAAAAAGGAAGGTACAGGTTTTCACTCAATCTTTTAATATTTTAAGTTTTCATTAATATGTTGTCAAAAAAAACACAATATGCCTTTAAAGCGCTTACCTTTATGGCAGAGAAGAAAAAAGACGGCCCGGTATTGATCGCTGAAATTGCCAGCAAAAAAAAGATTCCCCTCAAATTTTTAGAAAATATTTTGCTGGAACTGAAAAAGGCTGGCATACTGGATAGTAAAAAAGGAAAAGGCGGCGGTTATTTTTTTAACGTAGAACCTCATAAAATTCCCCTCGCGAAGGTTATGCGTTTAATCGAAGGTCCTATTGCATTATTGCCTTGTGTAAGTCTCAATTTCTATGAAAAATGTGCCGACTGCAACGAAAAGAGATGCGGTCTGAACAGGGTCATGATCGAAGTGCGCGATAACACGCTGAAAGTGCTGGAGAATAAAACGGTCGCTGATCTTATTGGATAAAGAACCCTCCTTATATGAAACAACTTCTTTTCCTGCTGCTTTGCTTCCCTTTGTTTGCCAATGCGCAACTTTTAGGCTTGGGAAGCAACATCGTAAAGGTGAATCTCAGTTCACTGGCCCTCAAGAATTATAGTTTTTCTTTTGAAAGAAAAATTTCAAAGCGTGTATCCCTTGTACTCGGTTACCGCACGGAGCCCAAGGGCAGTCCCCCCTTCCAATCGCAATTAGAGAACATCATCAACAGTTCCGATATCAACTTCAGTCGCTTCGAAATTGGTAACACCGCCTGGACACCCGAAGTAAGATTTTACCTGGGCAAAGGCAACATGCGCGGCTTTTATCTCGCGCCCTATATGCGATTCTCCAGTTTCGACATTACTTCACCGGTAAGATATACCACTACGGTAAACGGCAGTCCTTACACTAAGGATGCAGATTTCTCCGGGAAGATCACTTCTACCAACGGCGGATTAATGATCGGTACACAACACCGTTTGTTCAAAGTATTGGTAATAGATATCTGGATCATTGGCGGGCACTATGGTTCCAGTAAGGGTGACCTGAATTTTGTGGCCACTACTCCTCTGAACCCACAGGAACAATCTGTTCTGAAACAGAATCTCGACAATATAAATGCAAAGCCTTTCAAATTCACCAATACCGTGTATGCCGATGGCAGTGGTGCCAAGATCACATCAGACGGCCCCTGGGCAGGGATACGCGGAGCAGGTATCAATATCGGTTTCCACTTTTAAGCGTGGCTGAGGTTCTTCAACATATCCTCGGTCATCTTACTTAAATCATATTCTCTCTTCCAGCCCCAGTCCATCCCAGCTACGCTGTCATCAATACTTTGCGGCCAGCTGTCTGCGATGGCCTGGCGGTAATCGGGCGCATAGATCATCTGAAAACCGGGAACGTGTTTGCCGATCTCTGCAGCGATCTCTTTGGGTGAAAAGCTCATACCCGAAATATTATACGAAGTACGGATGCTGATCTTATCTGCCGGCGCCGCCATCAGCTCCAACGTGGCGCGAATGGCATCGGGCATGTACATCATAGGCAGGTAAGTATCTTCTTTGAGAAAGCATTGGTATTTTTTCTCTGCCAACGCCTCGTGATAGATCTCAACAGCATAATCGGTAGTACCGCCACCGGGAGCCGATTTATAACTGATGAGCCCGGGATAACGCAAGCTACGTACATCCACTCCATAACGATGATGGTAATAATTACACCAAAATTCACCGGCATACTTACTGATACCATACACAGTAGTAGGTTCGATGATGGTTTGCTGCGGGCAATTCTGTTTAGGTGAAGTAGGTCCGAATACCGCAATGCTGCTGGGCCAATATATTTTGTGCAGTTTCTCTTCGCGGGCGATATCGAGCACGTTCAATAAACCCTGCATGTTGAGGTGCCAGGCCAGGTTGGGATTTTTTTCACCGGTGGCCGAAAGGATGGCCGCAAGCAGGTATATCTGTGTGATGTTCTGGCGTATCACCTGTACGTGCAACATTTCTTTGTTCATCACATCGATGCTCACATAAGGACCGGTGCCTTCGAGCAAAGGATTCTGTTCACGCAGATCGGAAGCAATGACGTTGTTGTTACCATATTGTTTGCGCAGCGCCAGGGTCAATTCAACACCTATCTGGCCCGAAGCGCCTATTACGAGTATCCTTTCTTTGGACGTGGACATAGCAGTTGATTTAGAGCGAAGCAAAGAAAGCAAAAATACCCTGAAATAGATATGCCGCTCCATTTACGTAAATTTGCTGCGCCGATGAAATCGGTTGCGCAAAATTATCATCTCATGATCCCTTCTTATCTTTCACAACTTTTCAAACAACAGTCTTATAACCCCGATCAATTTTTCCTCATTGCAGGCCCCTGCGTGGTGGAAAGCGAAGAACTGGTAATGGAAGTAGCCGATAAAGTATCCGCCATCTGCAAAAGGCTGGAAATACCCTATGTGTTCAAAGCCAGCTATCGTAAGGCCAATCGCACCAGCGCCAGCTCTTTCACAGGTATCGGTGACGACAACGGTCTTTCTTTGATCAAAAAAGTAGGCACTACCTATCAACTGCCTACTACATCAGATATACATGCGCATGAGGAAGCGGCCATGGCAGCTCCTTTCATCGACATATTGCAGATACCCGCTTTTTTGTGCAGGCAAACCGATTTGTTGATTGCCGCTGCTGAAACAGGAAAGGTAGTGAACGTTAAGAAGGGGCAGTTCCTGAGTGGTCCTTCTATGAAATTTGCTGTGGACAAGATCAAAAAAGCGGGTAACGATAAAGTGATGCTCACGGAAAGGGGTACTACTTTCGGTTACCAGGACCTGGTAGTGGATTATCGCAATATTCCCTGGATGCAGGAGCACCAGGTACCTGTGGTC
Coding sequences within it:
- a CDS encoding metallophosphoesterase; the encoded protein is MRNATTWWIIALVMFLLDLYVYQALRIVSQNASEKTRMVIHIAYWVISALTLATILSFPYVQALQTSRVFRNYIFSILVGLFFAKILGSVFFLADDLRRGSLWLMTKIFPDMGVRYMDETSSIPRSTFLSWVGLGIGGGLFGTLLYGFSNKYNYQVLKVRLKFNNLPPAFRGLKLVQISDIHSGSFQDKKAVEHGVNMVLLQKADIILFTGDLVNDRAVEMDDYKDLFSRVQAPMGVYSTLGNHDYGDYVSWPSEAVKTANLEALKKVHADMGWRLLMNEHVLLEKDGQQIALLGIENWGAKGRFPKYGKMNLAYPGTEKIPFKILMSHDPSHWDAEIKPHYPDIDLVLAGHTHGMQFGVENPYFKWSPVQWMYKEWAGLYEDGKQKLYVNRGFGFIGYPGRVGILPEITVIELV
- a CDS encoding ParB/RepB/Spo0J family partition protein, translated to MTSPKQNSKELIGKGLRSLLNNIDADLKTTAGSLKTDVVNQVTNTSRIPIGDIQINPKQPRRDFDEQALNELSASIKLHDIIQPLTVSKLANGKYQLIAGERRFRAAKLAGLKDVPAYQRQANDKELLELALLENLQRENLNAVEIALSYKRMMEELSYTQEQVAERMGKERSTVTNYIRLLKLPPDIQLAVRSGNITMGHARALISVDVVDKQLYVFKEIQQKELSVRQTEELVRKLYKADKPYAVKSSVKSELPPAYKKIEDNLASHFGTKVKLNHNKNGHGNITIEYYSLEEFNKILDAMNVTVS
- a CDS encoding porin family protein, which produces MKRIFLVAATFILFTAGAFAQGGFRLGVKAGTNLTKITGQSFNNGFDLSYHVGAFAEIDFNKKWGIQPEVLWSQTTTKRTNFDNLYPTIVNSATSKDEKIKLDYMAIPILLRYNVGKMLTLNAGPQFGILINQDKNFVQNGQAAFKDGDFSLVGGAQLNFNFLRIYGRYNIGLKNLNDVGNQDKWTNQQIQMGIGLRF
- a CDS encoding ParA family protein, translating into MARIIGIANQKGGVGKTTTAINVAASLAVLEFKTLLVDADPQANSTTGVGFDLHNITSSLYDCMVNNTPASDVILKSEVPNLDVIPSHIDLVGAEIEMINYPNRENVMKGIIDVVKDRYDFIIIDCSPSLGLITVNSLVASDSVMVPVQCEFFALEGLGKLLNTIKIVQNRLNPELQIEGILMTMYDGRLRLCNQVVSEVRRHFDEMVFDTIIHRNTRLSEAPSVGKPVVLFDAESKGAVNYLNLAKEILQKNGMTKMSNEERILE
- a CDS encoding MFS transporter, translating into MKIITRTVWILSLVSLLTDIASEMLYPVMPLYLKSIGFSIVLIGMLEGVAEAIAGLSKGYFGRLSDHKGLRMPFVQGGYALSALSKPMMALLIAPVWIFFARTIDRLGKGLRTGARDAVLSDEATPATKGKIFGFHRSMDTVGAVIGPLLALAYLQWHPGEYKPLFIIAFAPGLLAVLCSLLLKDKKSIGHRGEMAFFSFLHYWKISPVLYKRLVIGLLVFALANSSDVFLLLKIRQSGMNDSEVITVYIFYNLIFAVCAFPIGILGDKVGLKKMFLIGLFLFVVVYSGMGFSRSRFIFYGLFFLYGVYAAATEGISKAWISNIASQKDTATAIGVYSGFQSICTMLASALAGYLWFQYGAMATFLVSAMAAGIVLIYFFLFIPAPDIGQS
- a CDS encoding DUF4954 family protein; the encoded protein is MPQNIITKSPLAALGYGFIKDTYLPKGKDEYYLRNKQNRNGITYRQLTAYEIEMLVRNGNTSDNWNHLLVSDAFNPELVKNCKFFGLVRIGKLEPLCLSFSDLQTPVGLYNSTIISCDFGDNVVINNVEYLSHYIIGNEVIIVNVNELVTTNHAKFGNGIVKEGELEDVRIWMEVCNENTGRRVMPFNGMLPGDAFLWSRFKNDNALQEKFKAFTEDRFDNKRGYYGKIGDRTVIKNCKIIKDVWVGTDAYFKGANKLKNLTVNSGEEGQTQIGEGCEIVNGIIGFGCRIFYGVKAVRFIMASHSQLKYGARLINSYLGNNATISCCEVLNSLIFPAHEQHHNNSFLCAALVMGQSNIAAGATIGSNHNSRGADGEIIMGRGFWPGLCVSLKHNSRFASFTILAKGDYPAELDIPFPFSLVSNDVHNDRLNIMPGYWFLYNMYALARNAWKYVDRDKRTERIQHLEYDYLAPDTINEMFHALHLLETATGNAYYKVHHPQKTVTQEDARTTGKQLLHGDPKLVNQLEITIEGVENSKRKTILTKVTQAYTLFTDLIYYYGITQLLQLLKQQKAASLESFISSLPAKTVRTKWTNAGGQLIAADELQQLKERIKSGRIRSWDEVHDYYAALGGKYPQQKMNHALASLAEITGKPLRKIDNHVFNNLLNMVITTQEWITKAIYDSRAKDYNNPFRKMVYEDLAEMNEVIGKLEDNGFIKQQLASLEQFKKEVADIRKTYKLKP
- a CDS encoding metal-dependent hydrolase, which translates into the protein MKLTYYGHSCFSVVIKGKKILFDPFITYNELAKHIDPAQIDADYIFLSHGHADHIADCVSIATRTGCQVVGNWEVHEWLNKQGIEKTHPMNTGGKWHFDFGTVKCVVAQHSSGLPDGSYGGNPMGFLFTTGEGNFYYSGDTALTLDMQLIPSWVKLDFAVLPIGDNFTMDVADAIRCADFIQCNQVVGVHYNTFGFIKIDTHEALAAFKAAGKNLLLPGIGETIEL